Within Halalkalibaculum roseum, the genomic segment TCCGGAAGGAGAGCCATTGCCAAATTACAAACATGACCGTGGACATTTTTAATATTTTCAGGATCAATTCCATTGATTTTATTATCTATCAATCTGAGACAAAACTCAATTACATATCATGTTTACCCATGCTCTCGTACGAAAACCCTGCAAAAATATAGTTGAAGGAATAACATCAGCGAAGCTAGGCGAACCGGATTACCAAAAGGCACTGGTACAACATGCGAGCTATGTGCAAACGCTAATGGAGTGCGGATTAGAGGTTATGCAACTGGAGGCATCTGAAGAATACCCGGATTCCGTTTTCATTGAAGATATTGCTCTGCTCACGCCTGAGTTTGCGGTGATTACACGTCCCGGAGCACCATCGCGCCGCGGTGAAACAGAAGGTATTAAAGAGGTGTTGTGGGAATTTTATGACGAAATTGTTGAGATTCAACCGCCTGGCACCCTGGATGCAGGTGATGTAATGATGGCGGGCAATCGCTTTTTTATTGGTCTTTCGGGACGAACCAATGAGGAGGGAGCCAGACAGCTTGAAGCCATCCTTCATAAATTCGGTTTTGCCACTATCCTGGTTGAGCTTGAGAACCTACTACATCTTAAGACCGGGGTATCATACCTAGAGCATGATACCATGCTTGTTGGTCCTGAGCTAAAAGATGCTGACTTCTTAGAAGATTACCGAACGATTGAGGTTGCTTTGGAAGAGAGTTATGCCGCCAATTGCATTTGGGTGAATACTACCATAATAATTCCAAAAGGGTATCCTACCACATTGAAGAAAATTGAAGATGCCGGATACGACCGCATTGTAACAACAGATACCTCTGAATTCCGAAAACTGGATGGCGGACTAAGCTGCCTTTCACTACGCTTTTAGTTTACCAAAGCTTAGGGTCATTCTGTGTAATATTGAAAAAGCAGTTATTGCACCCTTCATCCCTGAGGATACAAGGATCTCATAACGTAAATACTCATCACGTGAAGCTAAGGAATCAGAGACCCCTCAAGAAGAAACGATAATAGGCCTTCCTTTTGCCTAGTTTACAGTAAAATCAACGGAGAAGACGCTTTCTCCCCAAATTAATTGAAGTACACCCCCGGTTTCTGTCTCTTCGATATTAATGGTAAAGGCCTCGGTAACATCTTCTTTAGTGTCGATTTCCATCGGTACACGTCCGAGATCACGGTCCGCATCATAGGATTGGCCGTTCTGTCCGGTTTGCTTGTTGATCATCAGCGTACCGCCATCCGGCTCCGGAATTGTAAAGAGGGTATACTCGCCGGCCGGCACAGTAAGAGTACCGATGGTTAAATCTGTGGAAGTATAGAAATGGGTGGCCCGGTTAGCCCCGGTTCTCCATCGTTCCCCCCACGGTACAATACCGCCGAAAAGATCACGTCCCCTCTTCTTGGGAGATCCGTATTCCACTCTGAAATTAGCTCCCTTGAAAGAAAATTCACCGGTTTCAGCGCTAGACAGTTCACCGAAGGGGTTACCGCTTTCATCATTTGCCGCAAAGTCTTCGCCAATAGCTTCGATATCCAACGAAGGCACGCGATGGACTTTTAGTTTACGCGTTGTCAGACCGGCATCCAGAAAGAGCAGGTCCCCGTCTTCATTCACATCGACGCCCATGACTCCACGGAAAGGATGCCGGATAGTCATGGAATCGGTTTCAATATCAGCCAGGATAAAACTGGACAACCGAGAACCGGTCAGCATCCTCTGGTCAACCGTATCCCTGTCGACGGAAGCGGCATTTTCAAGAGCCAGCTCATAGGGCCAGTGTACCATATCGATAAAGGGTAGAACACCTGGTTCATATGATACGGAATAGGTTCTGCTGCCTTCCGAAGTGTTCACCTCTACCAGAAGACTGTCTCCCATTCGTTCAATGGTCTGAACAGTTGTCCCTTCTCCACCGAAACCTTCATCCAGTGAATACTTGGTGGCTGTCATGCTCTCAATAGCCCCGGTGTTATCCAGCACCAGATCATAAGAGGTAAAGGTAGTACGCGGGCTGCGAAGGATAACTTTGGCATTCATTTCATTGCCGGATTTTTCAAACTGTTCAACGGCAAGGGTATCGTTGCCCAGATAGGTTACGAAAGCGGCATTATTCGAGTCGATGGAGTCCTGGCTGCAGGAAGCCAGCAAGAGAACAATAACAAGAGCTAAACCGATATTTTTCATGGTATTGGAAATTATTTTTTTGGATGAATGCTTCAATAATCATACTAAAAATTGTATCCCTCAAAATTTAAAAGATGAAAAATATATCTATACATAGATAACATAGTGACCGGTATAGATAAATGAATATCGCTGCATAATTTCTAACACAGAGGATTCCAATTTAAGCATTACATTAGCTATATGACTTTGATAATGTTCACTTTAGTATGTGTTGTTAGAAAGCGGAAACCTCTAACCGGTTTGGCTGTGCTAGAATCATCAAAGAACATTACGAACTAATACTTAAATACAGGCTTTATGAAAACCTTAGTGATTGGCGGGACCGGAACAGTTGGTTCTGAAGTAGTAAATCAACTGTTAACTGAAGAAACAGGAATCGTTGTTCTTACACGGAGCAGTGATAATTTTGAAAAGCTGCCGGAAGGAGTCGAAGGGGTAGTAGGTGATTTGCTACAGCCTAAAACACTGCGGTCGATATTCAAAGAGGTAGACCGGGTGTTTATGTTGAATGCCGTTAGTCCAACCGAGTGCAGTGAAGGGCTCATGGCACTACTTGCTGCCAAGTCAGAGAGGGTTAAAAAGATCGTTTACTTGTCGGTTCATAACGTGGATGACGCACCTCACCTCCCTCATTTTGGTGCAAAAATTCCCATCGAACAGGCCATCAAGGAAACGGGAATAGATTATACTATTCTGCGGGCCAATAATTTTTATCAGAACGATTACTGGTTTAAGGATGCTATCCTGCAGTATGGGGTATACCCGCAGCCAATTGGCGATGTTGGACTTTCCCGTGTGGATATTAGGGATATCGCCGAAGCCGCAGCCATTGCGCTCACTACCGATCAGGCTGCTAATGAAATATTGAACCTGGTTGGCCCCGAGGTGCTGACCGGAGAGCAGACGGCGGAGATCTGGAGTGAGGCGCTCGATAAATCGATCTCTTATGGAGGCAATGATCTGGACAGCTGGGAGGAGCAGATGCTGCAATACATGCCGGATTGGATGGTGTACGATTTCAGACACATGTACGCCTATTTTCAGGAGCACGGTTTAAAAGCCGGTGAAGGTGATGTTGAAAGGTTGACTGAATTGTTGGGACATGAACCGGTCAGCTTCAAGGTATTTGCCAAGCAGACGGCGATAGAGTGGTAGAAGGAGTTGTCATTTTTGTGTAAGAATGAAGGATGAGCCATCGTTGGCTATTTCACAGAGTTGCACAGAGTAGACACAGAGGGGCGCAGAGTAAAACAATCTCTTCTTTTGCTTCCACCGCTCTGTTGCAGGAGCAATCTTTAAGTCATTCCGACCGAAGCCCGCGGTCTGTTGGGCGTAGTGGAGGAATCTCATCCGTTACTTAATGGCTTTCAAAACTAATCTAGTGATAAATCTTTCCAACAGGGATTAACACTAGTAATTAAATCCAACTTCTTTTCTCTCCTCCATTTTTTGATTTGTTTTTCACGGTCAAGAGCATCATAGATATTGCTAAATATTTCACAGTAAACAAGTCTATAAACTCGGTATCGACCAGTAAATGAGGTTCCATTTTTCGGATTTTTATGTCGTTGAACTCGAGCATAAATGTTATTAGTCACACCTATATAAAGCACTCTTGAAATGCTCGTCATGAAATAGACGTAATAAGCTTTTTGTTTTCGTTGATGATAAGTGTGCATTGTATTTTCAATAAATATGTCTGCTTAAAGGTTTGATCTTTTTAGGGAGGATTCCTTACAAGCCTGGAAGTAAATATATTGATAGAGAGAGACCCGCAGAAACGGATGAGATCCCACGACAAGCTCGGGATGACTAGGAAAATAATTTAGAGATTGAATTGAACTCCTTAAACCTTTTACAACATCTAGGCATAGGGTACTAACTATTCTGAATCTCTGACCCTGCTTCCATAGCTGTGCTGCGGAAGCAATGCTATTAACGATAAGATGCCACTTGTCACATATACTGCCAGCCTATATATTCATACCGATATAATCCAAAAGAACCCAATGAATTTCATTACCCATGCCAAAAGCAAAACTTATTGATATTGCACACGGGCGAAGTGGCGACAAGGGCGACGGCAGCAACGTGGGCATTATTGCACGCCACCCGGATGTCTACCCCTTTTTAAAAGAAAAGCTGACGGCCGATGTCGTAAAGGAACACATGAAGCACATCTGTAAGGGGGATGTGGACCGGTACGAGATGCCTAATATCGGCGCGCTGAACTTTGTGTTGCACCAAAGTCTCGGTGGCGGCGGTACGGTATCCCTTAAATTGGATGCCCAGGGTAAAACCCACGCCTCCCAATTGCTAAGAATGGAAATGGAAGTGCCTCAAGAGCTGATAGAAAAAGTTCGCAAGAGACGGGCTTCCTAAAGTCAGATCGGTTAATTCAGGTAGTGTTTCCGAATTGCCTAACAGTTGAATTAAATAAATTTACGACGTTGCCGTATCTGCCGATAAGAATGTGATAGGTACACGCACCTCAGTCTGTACCCATTTAATCACCATCTCTGTGGAATCGTCGGTTACTTCTTCGAACTGAATGGTAAAGGCTTCGTCCGACTGCTCAGTCTGGTGGGCATCTGCATCGATTCTCATCACATCATTTGAAGAATCATACTCAAAGGCACCCCAAAGTCCCAGCTCGCTGTTAAGTATGATGGTCCAGCTCTCCTCCCCCGGAATGGAAAACAGAGAGTACGTGCCTGCTTCCAGCTGCTCCCCGGAAAAGAGTATATCTTTAGTAGTGGTTATTTCGGTAGCCTCATTGGCTCCTGTCCGCCAAACCTCTCCAAAGGGAACCAACTCACCGAATATTTCTCTACCGCTTTTATAGGGTTGCCCATAGACCACCTTGATATAGGTATCGGCATGTTTAACAGAGGCAATGGCTGTCGGGCTTTTGCGACGTACGGGATCAGGTTCCTTTGGTTGTTTGCTGTTGCAAGAGATAATAGCAAGTGAAACGGCCAGAAGCATGACCAAAAAGCTGTGAAATAATTTCATTAATCCATTGACTATCTAACAGTTAAAAATAGGTTTAGCGACATACTAGCTAAAGAGACTACAATTTAAAAATTACCGACAAATATATTGGTTTTTCCCCTGGTTGGCTCATAGCCTACCCCGACACCAATATCCAAAGCCAGGTTCGATAGTCTGAAACGGGCGCGAATACCGGCACCGATAACCGTCCGGGTTTGATCAAGTGTGATACGACCGGAAGCATCCGCAACGGTATTGGTAAAACCGACCAGGTAAATATTACTCAGGTACAACGGTAACAGCAGCCCCCCGTCATCAGGGAAAATCAAGGGAACTGTATAGCGGGTTCCCAGGCTTAGTGCGTTATTGGCTGTAGGGAATACGGATTCTGAAAAACCATCCGAAACCAAAAACTGGTTATCAAAAACACCGGCTGTTTGTGTAATTCCGAGCAAGCTGACTCTTAGGGATTGGTTCCATTGTTTTAATGGAGACAGGTAGGTATAAAACCCTCCGCGAAGTGCGGTAGGTTTCAGGAATGATTGACGAAACTGTTGGTTGTTTACATTGAATATTAGATCAGTACTGGAAAAATAGTGCTCTATTTCGCCGAATAACACGAGTCCGGTATTCGGCTGAACATCCCGGATATTCTGCTGTAGCTTATACCGAAGGGAGCTGAAAAGGTTGCCTATCGTCAAGTTACCAAAGTCAGAGAAAGCACTTCCGCTCCCTGTTGGCAGGTATCGTATCTGCGAACGCCGAAGTTCGGGTTCAATAGTAAACGAGGAAAAGTAAACATTGCGCTCCAGATTGTAGGTAAGCGGTACGCTCAATGCGAAGCTTCGCTCCTGGCGCACGGCCGGAAGACTGAAATTACCCTGGTCGGAAGAAAAATTTAAGGTACGGAAAGCGGGCTCGCTGAATATGCTTGCCTTAAAACCGGGGTAATAAGTCTTGTTTCGGTAGCTGAAATCATACCAGAGACGCTGTTCATAACCGGTAAGCTCAAGGGAATAGGCTTGATCCTGTATCAGACTCCCACTGTGAAGTGTCGCTCCAATCTGGTAGGAATCGGTACGCCCGACTTCCTCGACTACCGGCAGAACTGCCCGGGGTTTGAGCCATGAAATGCCAGTTTTGTAAGATGACTGCTCCCATTGCTGACTCTCCGTCTCCACCTGTTCACCGAGCTCGGGGCGTTCCATAAAAGCCACTTTATCTTTGTTTGGCTTCCATAAATATGGGTCAACTTCATTGTATACAAAAGATTCCATTTCCAGGACAGCGGGCAGCTGCTCATTTTCTTTTTGGAGAATGAAGGCAATACGTTTCCCATCAGGGCTGTAGGATGCTTCAAAAGCGTTGTAGTTACTCTGTGTCAGTTGAACCAGCTGTTGTTGCTGAAGATCATACTCATAGATCTGCATGGTCCCTGAATGGTCAGAGGTCAGGAGGAGCTTATCACCGTTTTCATGCCAGGAAATATCATAAATAGATCCTTTAGAAAACGCCAAAATCGGGTCTTGTTGAAGGTCTTCCTGAACCGACTGCTCGGAAACCAGCCAAAGCCCCTGTATGCCCCTTTTATTGACAATAACAGCCCACTGGTTGGATTCTTTGGGATTGACTGCTATCTCAATGATTTGATGCGGACCCAAATCGACCATGACCTTGGAGGTTTGCTCTCCGGTGTTAAAACGTATCAGCCGGCTGGATGCGCCTGAGGTCTGCAACGCATAGGTATTTTGTCCGCTTATTTCGGGCGCATATACCCTACCATTTTGAGAAAGCCTTTTTTGACTTTGGTCCTTGAGGTTGACCTCAACTAATTCGGAGAGATAGGTTCGGTCATACAACGCACTGGATCGGTAGTAGGCGTAGGTAATAGTACTCTTGTCATCGGATAGATCATAGAGGTAATCGGTCACCGAGTTGGTGGTGACAAGGCATGTGAGATTTCCGGAGTTCAGGTCGTATGTATAAAACCCGGGGCTCCCATTATAAAAGGAGGCATAGAAAATAAGAGTATTTGGGTCCAGCCATTTTGGTCTGTGCACGGAAGCACCTTGTAATGGAATACCAAGGGTCGGTATAGGCTTTTGGGCTATTGTATCTTTACTTCGTTCTTCCGCTACTGACTTTTCAAATTCATTATATAGCGTAGCCGGCCATTTTCCGGTGGCATGCTTTAAAGCTACACCATATCCCAGGAAGGGCAGGTCAATATAGAAGTTAAGGGCTTTGCGGGTAGTTTCCCTGCCGTAGGTATCTTGGAGCCACCGAGTAAATTCATAACCGCCGATATAGTGCCGGTTGAATGGGCGATTGTGTTCCGGAAAGTGGGACATTTGTCCCATGGTCCACCGCTCCTGACTATCAAAAACAGCGTTGAATTGATTGTAGAAATAGGGATGATTGCCCCTTCCACCATTCGGAGCCACGAATTCTGTTTCATGATATGTGGCAAGACCCTCCGTAATACCGGAAGGAATGGCGCTGTGAAAGGATCGGGCAAGGTCAGGGGAAAATAGGTTTACCAATCCGCCAATACCAAAACCACCCGTGTTGCTGTAATGCAATGCATGCACCAGCTCGTGGGGTTCCACAGCCTCCAGCCAGTTACCTGATTGTGGGTTTAGGGCTTTCCCTTTAATTGGGGGAATCTCGATTTCGGAGCGGAAATGAAACGGCGTCACAAAGCCGTTGGAGCGGTCGTTATAGTTGTTAAGGATAACGGGAAAGTCGGATAATTTCCCGTCAGCCAAATCTTGTACCTTGTTGTATTCGCTTTCCAGGATACGTCCGGTTCGCCAGGCTACAGAGTCTTCACCGGAGGGAAACACGATTTTAAAATGAGGGGTCTCAAGTTGTTGCCACTGCAAGTTGGGCGGGCGATACTGGGTGGGATAAAATTGGGCAGAGGCGGATGCATACAGGAGCAGAAAGAGTAATATACCTGTGATTTTTTTCATGTGAGCCGTTCCACCTGCTTTCAGTCTGTGAATGTTTTTTATCGGATGGCAGCTGTTAAATATATAACAAGAGAATTAACGGGCAAACTAAGTTTCATGGATTACCACTTAGACACTTAGAACATGGAAGCAATCAGCTCTACCCGCGTCTTCCGTGTTCCATTTGGTAGAGGTAACACCTATTTTAGGTAGGATAGAATGTCCCGTAGGGACTTTATCCCGGTAGAAAAAGAAAGCACCTCCAGGTGACTGTGCCGTAGGTACAGCATCTAATTATTCTACCCGTTTAAACACATACCGTTCATCATATTTGATTCCATGCGAATTCAATAGATTAAGATATTCTTCCTGAAAGCTTAACTTCCTATGATGTTTCTCCTGTTTCTGAATATATTTAATCACCCTAGGCAGCTGAGACTTAGAATAAGAAAAGGCGCCGTATCCTGACTGCCATGAAAACTTATGACCCGAATACCCTTTCTTATTGATCCATTTAGATGAATCTTGTTTGAC encodes:
- a CDS encoding GIY-YIG nuclease family protein; translated protein: MHTYHQRKQKAYYVYFMTSISRVLYIGVTNNIYARVQRHKNPKNGTSFTGRYRVYRLVYCEIFSNIYDALDREKQIKKWRREKKLDLITSVNPCWKDLSLD
- a CDS encoding DUF2911 domain-containing protein, whose product is MKLFHSFLVMLLAVSLAIISCNSKQPKEPDPVRRKSPTAIASVKHADTYIKVVYGQPYKSGREIFGELVPFGEVWRTGANEATEITTTKDILFSGEQLEAGTYSLFSIPGEESWTIILNSELGLWGAFEYDSSNDVMRIDADAHQTEQSDEAFTIQFEEVTDDSTEMVIKWVQTEVRVPITFLSADTATS
- a CDS encoding PD40 domain-containing protein, whose amino-acid sequence is MKKITGILLFLLLYASASAQFYPTQYRPPNLQWQQLETPHFKIVFPSGEDSVAWRTGRILESEYNKVQDLADGKLSDFPVILNNYNDRSNGFVTPFHFRSEIEIPPIKGKALNPQSGNWLEAVEPHELVHALHYSNTGGFGIGGLVNLFSPDLARSFHSAIPSGITEGLATYHETEFVAPNGGRGNHPYFYNQFNAVFDSQERWTMGQMSHFPEHNRPFNRHYIGGYEFTRWLQDTYGRETTRKALNFYIDLPFLGYGVALKHATGKWPATLYNEFEKSVAEERSKDTIAQKPIPTLGIPLQGASVHRPKWLDPNTLIFYASFYNGSPGFYTYDLNSGNLTCLVTTNSVTDYLYDLSDDKSTITYAYYRSSALYDRTYLSELVEVNLKDQSQKRLSQNGRVYAPEISGQNTYALQTSGASSRLIRFNTGEQTSKVMVDLGPHQIIEIAVNPKESNQWAVIVNKRGIQGLWLVSEQSVQEDLQQDPILAFSKGSIYDISWHENGDKLLLTSDHSGTMQIYEYDLQQQQLVQLTQSNYNAFEASYSPDGKRIAFILQKENEQLPAVLEMESFVYNEVDPYLWKPNKDKVAFMERPELGEQVETESQQWEQSSYKTGISWLKPRAVLPVVEEVGRTDSYQIGATLHSGSLIQDQAYSLELTGYEQRLWYDFSYRNKTYYPGFKASIFSEPAFRTLNFSSDQGNFSLPAVRQERSFALSVPLTYNLERNVYFSSFTIEPELRRSQIRYLPTGSGSAFSDFGNLTIGNLFSSLRYKLQQNIRDVQPNTGLVLFGEIEHYFSSTDLIFNVNNQQFRQSFLKPTALRGGFYTYLSPLKQWNQSLRVSLLGITQTAGVFDNQFLVSDGFSESVFPTANNALSLGTRYTVPLIFPDDGGLLLPLYLSNIYLVGFTNTVADASGRITLDQTRTVIGAGIRARFRLSNLALDIGVGVGYEPTRGKTNIFVGNF
- a CDS encoding SDR family oxidoreductase codes for the protein MKTLVIGGTGTVGSEVVNQLLTEETGIVVLTRSSDNFEKLPEGVEGVVGDLLQPKTLRSIFKEVDRVFMLNAVSPTECSEGLMALLAAKSERVKKIVYLSVHNVDDAPHLPHFGAKIPIEQAIKETGIDYTILRANNFYQNDYWFKDAILQYGVYPQPIGDVGLSRVDIRDIAEAAAIALTTDQAANEILNLVGPEVLTGEQTAEIWSEALDKSISYGGNDLDSWEEQMLQYMPDWMVYDFRHMYAYFQEHGLKAGEGDVERLTELLGHEPVSFKVFAKQTAIEW
- a CDS encoding AtuA-related protein — encoded protein: MPKAKLIDIAHGRSGDKGDGSNVGIIARHPDVYPFLKEKLTADVVKEHMKHICKGDVDRYEMPNIGALNFVLHQSLGGGGTVSLKLDAQGKTHASQLLRMEMEVPQELIEKVRKRRAS
- the tnpA gene encoding IS200/IS605 family transposase, with protein sequence MANTYTQIHIQAVFAVQNRKSLIKDPWKEELYRYITGIVQNHSHKVLQINGMPDHIHILIGMRPAQSISDLIKIVKQDSSKWINKKGYSGHKFSWQSGYGAFSYSKSQLPRVIKYIQKQEKHHRKLSFQEEYLNLLNSHGIKYDERYVFKRVE
- a CDS encoding DUF2911 domain-containing protein, with protein sequence MKNIGLALVIVLLLASCSQDSIDSNNAAFVTYLGNDTLAVEQFEKSGNEMNAKVILRSPRTTFTSYDLVLDNTGAIESMTATKYSLDEGFGGEGTTVQTIERMGDSLLVEVNTSEGSRTYSVSYEPGVLPFIDMVHWPYELALENAASVDRDTVDQRMLTGSRLSSFILADIETDSMTIRHPFRGVMGVDVNEDGDLLFLDAGLTTRKLKVHRVPSLDIEAIGEDFAANDESGNPFGELSSAETGEFSFKGANFRVEYGSPKKRGRDLFGGIVPWGERWRTGANRATHFYTSTDLTIGTLTVPAGEYTLFTIPEPDGGTLMINKQTGQNGQSYDADRDLGRVPMEIDTKEDVTEAFTINIEETETGGVLQLIWGESVFSVDFTVN
- a CDS encoding dimethylarginine dimethylaminohydrolase family protein is translated as MFTHALVRKPCKNIVEGITSAKLGEPDYQKALVQHASYVQTLMECGLEVMQLEASEEYPDSVFIEDIALLTPEFAVITRPGAPSRRGETEGIKEVLWEFYDEIVEIQPPGTLDAGDVMMAGNRFFIGLSGRTNEEGARQLEAILHKFGFATILVELENLLHLKTGVSYLEHDTMLVGPELKDADFLEDYRTIEVALEESYAANCIWVNTTIIIPKGYPTTLKKIEDAGYDRIVTTDTSEFRKLDGGLSCLSLRF